Proteins co-encoded in one Neodiprion lecontei isolate iyNeoLeco1 chromosome 3, iyNeoLeco1.1, whole genome shotgun sequence genomic window:
- the LOC107227074 gene encoding serine-rich adhesin for platelets-like isoform X1, with protein MEALLPSEIARLVFGYLEDQKCNEAARSFLEASPHLHECRTAVLNGRRFTTRVNGYTLTDIFDKFSAAHLLVQERLNKVADCEQVKRCGDLLDQLRFLIGGSRGQRFVVNINVPSQASSQTYGGSPLITSSIRKRYHSASDRDRSRRCPKPLHQLSENQTEPVSSQLRCETVEATPLESLPGHTYLSSVPHQPEPSTSHDSDGVYCTSTKNEYTDRPPLGDFSSLTTQMCHDTRLSNQGMEQETSIQTTGGRLEKCSSGLEDVTDITDLRRTDNEENKNLMLGGKTMATSTDELTTYSSIEVQTTPYALSESESNELDDEPIENLSLLTKELLNRTELQERIAENINKAILPIEMPSKDESICESMSGEMNTSIMAELNNAIKSIVVATETDPVFENFLDEIIGPNVDTDTSPDEEHDFRVSLEHETNSRIQTEPSNTAVVDMELEEVTSVVSTKSTSSNGITELPLKHRLRSSSRQQNSKPEDERDRTKDVERVDNALEDHNAEAIRSIINANIVGNKQMSDKGPAVGNAIAAKPAVAIQSTDLSQPVSIPPTSQIADSTEVVENDLTSHKSSEEPAVKNLICPNSNSELNGNQINLISEQEMMAMPTLILCSAAEVCNSIKAENLSSSQSTVSYPEPRFVPIAPKGPDNLEPMLPLYLRAVHVPIQVQSKIQPEVATKVEKMITNPPSSSQVSRANTKCNRKMMKKKKNLKPAIVPTNTAVESKTLSVTNTEQTSSAEVESITLYANDNSFGTLIENAGNMPMINLDDTMALTGTGFSPYLKFHDNKNITSTSNVSSAKLTNDVPIEQLDVDIKVDESKVLPHTENILFARNTPKSLLRNRSRNNRLSMSTPRRRSNHIRALDFNTPKKSSSSEQKTGSDKSVQFSPKSSKRIRSACRTSLFKSPPFSGSVTMSQKIKTPVKDQQPCKVPIATRSPAPKLLGGWDKYTGVGMILGGTSPHPSSSSTSVEHDEPPSYSQAKSSSCTVKKSWDADLRQVLQDYQQPSCSTLLVKKGPVKVKSRVGKSCSAGRKENASKSEGSENAEQSKHGVIMDRNESKFIVKRGVNSFDEVISDVVADVSPSVANKEISLHEKRSALNTNVELVVQTDAQIVTSELRHEHALKDEMESSEGFDVSKTKEKLSVKKYAILKTLETKISKHKYNREIESTTLCPNDSSQKKSECLKVSPETHSLTTHILQMCDLETPRKGDISPGIPPTPRMLSPSSITITPFTNRTQESSKVPGIISTPDFPPTPNIRLTPKTMEEITIDAIKKGEFGTCSPYYEPSTEQPNIVDNVFSSLNTTKKSGSEVVPVAPSMKTDPDDMLNSGVDNDFIRSTLKRKPEITQFEVIKENLSKEEADKELKISTNSTSTEVLLPELIYATPINIQEQIEDENVFERSPQNQSTDSTSLNESSKSSSSGTSSSSSTSSSCSCSSFATTSTPFKSVTKCKTKSNACDTSTDSSAKNQPDVLNTHDLISKLSPITVNNGVAAVESYKNLFEMQNTSSLEKGETSPLKVLLLNKTQEEVDASTKETPLKDKALLSEANISETPSSSKSGVENLTNLKSKLSTLDNSGYEDSSKQNQVVNKTHIHPFTRLKPKIISVQHFLPDVSLALKPPLLSEIVSNTTQPSNSQVSSSSVTLDCKLGMHLEEKRLRLMAKLKSNPQTKIAPNRVRFKQVNLNAKMNTKEKHTIATFSTYEQRKSSTQTMSDNPATKQVIQIQKKTNPNATNSSRASSKRISENESNEGAQLTQSKEASVKLISEDCKQKKCDAAQSGTKKSSNMNTHKSSTIRKKDCNAPLKSRKSIRRIRNRQVLQETAKVECDSKICDAMRNEDPLTVGLTTLDYDTSQPMSYTELNEDLGATSKIIDPRHSTELIAIVSQKCETIFEKDSDDKNDEECPVENITIPVKKSQTVQLSKVDQIRRDLFSDEENSDQRTTRSKTRQLSDTQKSEPSMPVYSAQSEPKICEIVPKKSKEELTNVLECLKLVPANKTETIGNTGNSSQLHINELGEYQFFHTDSVSIKKKRTKFRSSSLEYIISRYLDDDNGTECQKVMTSTAYEEIFNHSPRPKKRVVAKKLKIKNSKSTKEEALKPTSTLGTKFENDIIETSVVLSSSVKLKTAPSKVKKNATKTQTKSLMLTKKDDETEHEDGNPDSEKLKISDSVEDQPIEKKRRIADPQSLLKKLDLDLFLTSVHGPVGQ; from the exons ATGGAGGCTCTACTGCCATCGGAAATTGCAAGACTGGTTTTCG GATACCTTGAAGACCAAAAATGCAATGAGGCTGCCAGATCGTTTTTGGAAGCCTCTCCACACCTGCATGAATGTCGCACTGCTGTATTAAACGGCAGACGGTTCACCACCCGTGTCAACGGATATACACTTACtgatatatttgataaattttctgcTGCTCATTTATTAG TGCAGGAGAGATTGAATAAAGTTGCGGATTGTGAGCAGGTCAAACGATGTGGCGATTTGCTGGACCAGTTGCGATTTCTGATTGGAGGATCTCGAGGACAACGTTTTGTAGTAAACATCAATGTTCCATCACAA GCGAGTTCTCAAACTTATGGCGGATCTCCATTAATAACTAGTAGTATACGTAAAAGGTATCACAGTGCCAGTGATAGAGACCGTTCTAGGCGTTGCCCAAAACCGCTACATCAACTAAGTGAAAACCAGACCGAGCCAGTAAGCAGTCAGT tacGTTGCGAAACAGTAGAAGCTACTCCACTGGAAAGCTTACCTGGTCATACATATTTGAGCAGCGTACCCCATCAGCCTGAGCCGTCTACTAGCCATGACAGTGATGGCGTTTACTGCACTTCAACAAAAAATGAGTACACTGATCGCCCTCCTTTGGgtgatttttcatctcttaCGACACAGATGTGTCACGATACGAGATTGTCCAACCAGGGAATGGAGCAGGAAACTTCGA TACAAACTACAGGTGGAAGACTGGAGAAATGCAGTTCAGGTTTGGAAGATGTAACAGATATAACGGATTTGAGGCGGACAGATAATGAGGAAAACAAGAACTTAATGCTCGGAGGAAAAACGATGGCTACTAGTACCGATGAATTGACCACGTACTCCAGCATTGAAGTACAAACCACTCCCTACGCCCTCTCGGAATCAGAGTCAAATGAGCTGGACGATGAgccaattgaaaatttaagc TTACTGACCAAAGAACTACTTAATCGGACGGAATTGCAAGAAAGAATAgctgaaaatataaacaaagCAATACTTCCCATAGAAATGCCTTCTAAGGATGAAAGCATTTGTGAGTCTATGAGTGGCGAGATGAACACCTCGATCATGGCTGAGCTGAATAATGCAATTAAATCCATAGTTGTAGCGACAGAAACGGATccagtatttgaaaattttttggacgaGATCATAGGACCAAATGTGGATACCGATACCAGTCCAGATGAAGAGCATGACTTCAGAGTTAGTTTGGAACATGAAACAAATTCTAG AATTCAGACAGAACCATCTAATACCGCTGTAGTTGACATGGAACTGGAAGAAGTAACTTCAGTAGTATCCACTAAAAGTACGAGTTCAAATGGCATAACGGAGTTACCTTTGAAGCACAGATTACGTAGTTCATCTCGACAACAGAATAGTAAGCCGGAGGACGAAAGAGACAGAACAAAAGACGTTGAAAGAGTTGACAATGCTCTTGAAGATCATAACGCTGAAGCTATTCGGAGTATTATTAATGCAAACATTGTTGGAAATAAACAAATGTCAGACAAAGGTCCTGCAGTCGGGAATGCTATAGCAGCAAAGCCTGCTGTGGCTATCCAGTCCACTGACTTGTCGCAACCTGTATCAATTCCTCCTACAAGTCAGATCGCAGACAGTACTGAAGTAGTGGAAAATGATCTTACAAGCCACAAAAGTAGTGAGGAACCAGCCGTTAAAAACCTCATTTGTCCAAATTCTAATTCTGAGCTAAATGGCAATCAGATTAATCTCATCAGTGAACAAGAAATGATGGCGATGCCTACATTAATTCTTTGTTCTGCAGCAGAAGTGTGCAATAGTATTAAAGCAGAAAATCTGt CCTCATCCCAGTCAACTGTGTCTTACCCTGAACCTCGATTCGTTCCCATTGCCCCAAAAG GACCTGACAATTTGGAGCCAATGTTGCCGTTGTATCTTAGAGCTGTACATGTTCCAATACAAGTTCAATCGAAGATTCAACCTGAAGTCGCTACCAAAGTAGAGAAAATGATAACGAATCCTCCATCGTCATCACAGGTATCAAGAGCTAATACAAAGTGTAATcgcaaaatgatgaaaaaaaagaaaaatcttaaGCCTGCTATTGTACCGACAAATACCGCCGTAGAGTCTAAAACTTTGTCGGTTACGAACACAGAACAGACTAGTTCTGCAGAAGTTGAGTCTATAACACTTTATGCAAATGACAATAGCTTTGGAACACTGATTGAAAATGCTGGGAATATGCCAATGATAAATCTTGATGATACAATGGCCTTAACTGGTACCGGTTTCTCTCCCTATCTAAAATTCCACGATAACAAAAATATCACATCAACATCCAACGTATCATCAGCAAAACTGACCAATGATGTTCCGATTGAACAATTAGATGTGGATATCAAGGTTGACGAATCTAAAGTATTGCCTCATacggaaaatattttatttgctCGGAACACTCCAAAGTCATTGTTAAGAAATAGGTCCAGAAATAACAGATTAAGCATGTCAACCCCTCGAAGGCGAAGCAATCACATAAGAGCACTGGATTTTAACACCccaaaaaaatcatcaagtTCTGAGCAGAAGACAGGCAGCGACAAAAGTGTACAATTTTCTCCAAAATCGTCTAAACGTATAAGGTCAGCTTGTAGAACAAGCCTCTTCAAGTCTCCACCTTTTTCTGGTTCGGTAACGATGtcacagaaaataaaaacaccaGTGAAAGATCAGCAGCCATGTAAAGTACCAATTGCTACCAGAAGCCCTGCTCCAAAGTTACTCGGAGGCTGGGATAAGTACACTGGCGTTGGAATGATCCTTGGCGGCACATCTCCACATCCCAGTTCTTCGTCGACATCCGTCGAACACGATGAACCACCATCCTATTCTCAAGCAAAATCCTCGTCATgtactgtgaaaaaaagttgggATGCCGATCTTAGGCAAGTTTTACAGGACTATCAACAACCTTCGTGTTCAACATTGCTAGTGAAAAAGGGACCTGTAAAAGTGAAAAGTAGAGTTGGGAAAAGCTGCAGCGCAGGTAGAAAGGAAAATGCTTCAAAATCTGAAGGAAGTGAAAATGCTGAGCAGTCTAAGCATGGCGTAATAATGGACCGGaatgaatcgaaatttattgtaaaacgGGGTGTGAATAGTTTTGACGAAGTTATATCTGATGTAGTTGCGGATGTTAGTCCTTCAGTAGCAAACAAAGAGATATCACTGCATGAAAAGCGCTCTGCTTTAAATACAAATGTCGAATTAGTCGTGCAAACCGATGCACAGATCGTTACCTCCGAATTACGGCATGAACATGCTCTTAAAGATGAGATGGAATCCTCTGAAGGCTTCGATGTGagtaaaacgaaagaaaaactgaGTGTTAAAAAGTATGCTATATTAAAAACtttggaaacaaaaatttcaaaacacaaGTACAATCGTGAAATCGAAAGCACAACTTTATGCCCTAATGACTCTAGCCAAAAGAAAAGTGAATGTTTGAAAGTTTCTCCTGAAACTCATAGTTTAACAACTCACATATTGCAAATGTGTGATTTAGAAACTCCAAGAAAAGGCGATATTTCTCCTGGTATTCCTCCCACTCCAAGAATGCTCAGTCCAAGTAGCATTACTATAACTCCATTTACGAACAGGACCCAGGAATCAAGCAAAGTTCCAGGTATCATTAGTACGCCGGATTTTCCACCGACTCCAAACATAAGGCTAACGCCAAAAACAATGGAAGAAATCACGATTGATGCAATCAAGAAAGGAGAGTTTGGAACATGTTCGCCTTATTATGAACCGAGTACAGAACAGCCGAATATTGTAGATAACGTGTTCAGTAGCCTAAATACCACGAAAAAAAGTGGGTCCGAAGTTGTACCTGTTGCACCGTCCATGAAAACGGACCCTGATGATATGCTCAATAGTGGGGTggataatgattttataagAAGTACTTTAAAGCGTAAACCAGAAATAACACAGTTTGAAGTAATAAaggaaaatttgtcaaaagaAGAAGCTGACAAAGAGTTGAAGATATCGACAAATTCTACAAGTACTGAAGTACTATTACCTGAATTGATCTATGCGACACCTATTAATATTCAAGAACagattgaagatgaaaatgtttttgaaCGGTCCCCACAAAATCAGAGTACTGATTCCACAAGTCTAAATGAATCGAGCAAATCGTCATCATCTGGCACTAGTTCATCTTCATCAACGTCATCATCATGTAGTTGCTCCAGTTTTGCGACTACATCTACGCCATTCAAGTCGGTAacaaaatgtaaaacaaaatctaACGCGTGCGATACCAGCACTGACTCTAGTGCCAAAAATCAACCCGATGTACTGAATACTCACGATTTAATAAGTAAACTTTCTCCCATAACTGTAAACAACGGCGTTGCTGCAGTAGAAAGTTACAAAAATCTCTTTGAAATGCAAAATACTTCGTCATTAGAGAAAGGAGAAACATCACCTTTAAAAGTACTGTTACTGAATAAGACTCAGGAGGAGGTAGATGCTTCAACAAAGGAAACACCGCTTAAAGATAAGGCACTACTGTCCGAGGCTAATATTTCGGAAACTCCTAGTAGCTCTAAATCTGGAGTAGAAAATTTAACCAATTTAAAGTCAAAACTTTCTACTTTGGACAATTCTGGCTATGAAGATAGTTCAAAACAGAATCAGGTAGTTAATAAAACTCATATTCATCCTTTTACAAGACTGAAACCGAAAATTATAAGTGTGCAACACTTTTTGCCAGATGTTTCACTTGCACTCAAGCCACCATTGCTATCTGAAATTGTAAGCAATACAACACAACCTTCGAATAGCCAAGTCTCCTCATCATCCGTTACATTAGATTGTAAGCTTGGTATGcatttggaagaaaaaagactGCGTCTTATGGCTAAGCTGAAAAGTAATCCTCAGACAAAGATAGCTCCAAATAGAGTAAGGTTCAAACAAGTAAATTTAAATGCGAAAATGAATACCAAAGAAAAACATACTATAGCCACATTTTCCACTTATGAACAGAGAAAGAGTTCAACTCAAACAATGTCTGATAATCCAGCAACAAAGcaagttattcaaattcaaaaaaaaacaaaccccAATGCGACAAACAGTAGCAGAGCATCAAGCAAACGGATTTCGGAAAATGAAAGTAATGAGGGAGCACAGCTTACGCAATCCAAAGAAGCTtcggtgaaattaatttctgaagactgtaaacagaaaaaatgtGATGCAGCTCAAAGTGGCACAAAAAAGTCATCTAATATGAATACACACAAAAGTTCtacgataagaaaaaaagactgTAATGCACCTCTGAAAAGTAGAAAATCGATCAGGAGAATACGAAATCGGCAAGTGCTTCAGGAGACTGCCAAAGTTGAGTGTGACTCCAAAATTTGTGATGCGATGAGAAATGAAGATCCATTGACAGTGGGTTTGACTACATTAGATTACGATACCTCACAACCAATGAGTTACACGGAATTGAATGAAGACCTTGGAGCTACTAGCAAAATTATTGATCCAAGACATTCAACCGAACTTATAGCAATTGTATCCCAAAAGTGTGAaacgattttcgaaaaagaTTCCGATGACAAAAATGATGAGGAATGTCCTGTAGAAAATATCACCATTCCAGTGAAAAAAAGTCAGACTGTTCAGTTGTCTAAAGTCGACCAGATCAGAAGGGATCTTTTCAGTGATGAGGAAAATAGCGATCAAAGAACTACTCGTTCGAAAACCCGTCAATTATCGGATACGCAAAAAAGTGAACCTTCTATGCCTGTTTATAGCGCTCAATCCGAACCGAAGATTTGTGAGATTGTGCctaaaaaatcaaaagaagAATTAACAAATGTTTTGGAATGTTTGAAATTAGTTCCGGCGAATAAAACTGAAACAATTGGGAACACAGGCAACAGTTCTCAATTACATATTAACGAGTTGGGTGAATATCAGTTTTTCCATACTGATTCCGTatcaataaagaaaaagagaacaaagTTTCGTAGTAGTAGTTTGGAATATATAATATCTCGGTATCTTGATGATGACAACGGAACAGAATGTCAGAAGGTAATGACATCCACTGCttatgaagaaattttcaatcattctcCAAGACCAAAGAAAAGAGTAGTGGCTAAGAagctgaaaattaaaaattccaaatCCACAAAAGAAGAGGCTCTGAAACCCACAAGTACACTtggaacaaaatttgaaaacgataTAATAGAGACATCAGTTGTTTTATCTTCGAgcgtgaaattaaaaaccgCACCATCCAAAGTTAAGAAGAATGCTACAAAAACGCAAACCAAGAGCCTCATGTTGACTAAGAAAGATGATGAAACGGAGCAT